The Acidimicrobiales bacterium genome has a segment encoding these proteins:
- the rpsB gene encoding 30S ribosomal protein S2: protein MAVVSMKQLLEAGVHFGHQTRRWNPKMRRFIFGERNGIYIIDLHQTLQRIESAYLFVRDLVADGGSVLFVGTKKQTQDPIATYARQCGMPYVNERWLGGMLTNFTTISGRVKKMQEYERMRSAGDFEAMPKKEALILSRELEKLERNLGGIRDMTRAPDAIFVIDTKKEHIAVTEANKLGIPIVAVVDTNCDPDLIQFVIPGNDDAIRAGTLMCHIVAEAVNEGRYIASRRNARPVTTKADLEPTPEDAEAEAKRAHAQAEARRQAA, encoded by the coding sequence ATGGCCGTCGTCAGCATGAAGCAGCTACTGGAGGCCGGGGTCCATTTCGGCCACCAGACCCGGCGCTGGAACCCGAAGATGCGCCGCTTCATCTTCGGAGAGCGCAACGGCATCTACATCATCGATCTGCACCAGACGCTGCAGCGCATCGAGTCGGCCTACCTGTTCGTGCGCGACCTCGTGGCCGACGGCGGGTCGGTCCTCTTCGTCGGCACCAAGAAGCAGACCCAGGACCCGATCGCCACCTACGCCCGGCAATGCGGAATGCCCTACGTGAACGAGCGGTGGCTCGGCGGGATGCTCACCAACTTCACCACCATCTCCGGCCGGGTGAAGAAGATGCAGGAGTACGAGCGGATGAGGTCGGCCGGTGACTTCGAGGCAATGCCGAAGAAGGAGGCGCTGATCCTGTCGCGCGAGCTGGAGAAGCTCGAGCGCAACCTCGGCGGGATCCGGGACATGACCCGGGCCCCCGACGCCATCTTCGTGATCGACACCAAGAAGGAGCACATCGCCGTCACCGAGGCCAACAAGCTGGGCATCCCGATCGTGGCGGTGGTCGACACCAACTGCGATCCCGACCTGATCCAGTTCGTCATCCCCGGCAACGACGACGCCATCCGGGCCGGCACGTTGATGTGTCACATCGTCGCCGAAGCCGTCAACGAGGGTCGGTACATCGCCAGCCGGCGCAACGCCCGGCCGGTGACGACCAAGGCCGACCTCGAGCCCACGCCCGAGGACGCCGAAGCCGAGGCCAAGCGGGCCCATGCCCAGGCCGAGGCCCGCCGCCAGGCCGC